From Acidimicrobiales bacterium, one genomic window encodes:
- a CDS encoding permease-like cell division protein FtsX, with the protein MAISPVYALRETGQNLVRNFMLSFATIITIGVSLWLFGGFFLFNYAVDNATARWEGGIEFVVWMDPDASPEQDANIRDSLDNPGIESFTYVDQEATYEEFRDLFADVPEMLDVVTPDKLPPSYRVVPANPDADVVQELVTQFDGRPGVRDVVSADKTIRQIQRTADDVSRVFLIGSIFLLVAATLLILTNVVSAIRSRGAEIEIMKVVGATNWFIRIPFMLEGLSQAVLGALGAWVGLYFLNTQVIEGLGDADSLELMQGLRVSDSEYLSTSLLVLAIAVVVSGIGSMVAVTRYLDA; encoded by the coding sequence ATGGCCATCAGCCCCGTCTACGCACTGCGAGAAACCGGCCAGAACCTGGTTCGCAACTTCATGCTGTCGTTCGCCACGATCATCACCATCGGTGTGTCGCTGTGGCTGTTCGGTGGCTTCTTCCTCTTCAACTACGCGGTCGACAACGCGACCGCCCGGTGGGAAGGCGGCATCGAGTTCGTGGTCTGGATGGACCCGGACGCGTCGCCCGAACAGGACGCCAACATCCGCGACAGCCTCGACAATCCGGGAATCGAGAGCTTCACCTATGTCGACCAGGAGGCGACCTACGAGGAGTTCCGCGACCTGTTCGCCGACGTGCCCGAGATGCTCGACGTGGTCACCCCCGACAAGTTGCCGCCGTCGTATCGCGTGGTGCCGGCCAATCCCGACGCCGATGTCGTGCAGGAACTCGTCACCCAGTTCGACGGTCGGCCCGGTGTGCGCGATGTCGTCTCGGCCGACAAGACCATCCGTCAGATCCAGCGCACGGCCGACGACGTGAGCCGCGTCTTCCTGATCGGTTCGATCTTCCTGCTCGTGGCGGCGACGCTGCTGATCCTCACCAATGTCGTGAGCGCGATCCGCAGCCGCGGCGCAGAGATCGAGATCATGAAGGTGGTCGGGGCGACCAACTGGTTCATCCGCATCCCGTTCATGCTCGAGGGCCTCTCCCAGGCCGTCCTCGGCGCGTTGGGTGCGTGGGTCGGTCTCTATTTCCTCAACACCCAGGTGATCGAGGGACTCGGCGACGCCGACTCCCTCGAGCTCATGCAGGGTCTGCGGGTGTCCGACAGCGAGTACCTGTCGACGAGCCTGCTGGTCCTCGCAATCGCCGTGGTGGTCTCGGGTATCGGATCGATGGTCGCCGTCACCCGCTACCTCGACGCCTGA
- a CDS encoding LLM class flavin-dependent oxidoreductase: MTLPTMASGLDRGLMNDWCAALDEGPFRSLAVGERIAFDNLEMHTTLSYAAARTERIRIAPTLVILPMHPVALMAKKLASLDVLSGGRVDVVVGVGGRDQDYRCAERPFGRRHQTLDDQVAELRRLWSGGAPHEGAPAVGPAPVQPGGPPIYASAMGPLSTARAAAWADGNMGFTLSPGTDDHEGSFQAIRDAWAAAGRTDAPRLSTSFWYSLDADAGSALRDYAYRYLSVFGHDGAEMMAGMATAAGIDEVVEGLRRLEAAGCDEVYLVPTSTDPAQLTEIAALAIEVNAR; this comes from the coding sequence ATGACACTGCCGACCATGGCCTCGGGCCTGGATCGCGGCCTGATGAACGACTGGTGTGCGGCGCTCGACGAGGGACCGTTTCGCAGCCTGGCGGTGGGCGAGCGGATCGCCTTCGACAATCTCGAGATGCACACGACGCTGTCGTATGCGGCCGCCCGCACCGAGCGGATTCGCATCGCTCCGACGCTCGTGATCCTGCCGATGCATCCGGTGGCGCTCATGGCGAAGAAGCTCGCATCGCTCGACGTGCTGTCGGGTGGACGGGTCGACGTGGTCGTCGGCGTCGGCGGACGCGACCAGGACTATCGATGCGCGGAGCGGCCGTTCGGACGACGGCACCAGACGCTCGACGATCAGGTGGCCGAGCTCCGCCGACTCTGGAGCGGCGGAGCCCCCCACGAGGGCGCGCCGGCCGTGGGCCCTGCGCCGGTGCAGCCCGGCGGTCCGCCGATCTACGCCAGCGCGATGGGCCCCCTGTCGACGGCTCGGGCCGCCGCATGGGCCGACGGCAACATGGGCTTCACGCTCTCGCCCGGTACCGACGACCACGAGGGGTCGTTCCAGGCGATACGCGACGCGTGGGCGGCGGCCGGACGAACCGACGCACCGAGATTGAGTACCAGCTTCTGGTACTCGCTCGATGCCGACGCGGGGTCGGCGCTGCGTGACTACGCCTACCGCTATCTGTCGGTCTTCGGGCATGACGGCGCGGAGATGATGGCCGGTATGGCCACCGCCGCCGGGATCGACGAAGTCGTCGAGGGTCTCCGGCGCCTGGAGGCGGCGGGCTGCGACGAGGTGTATCTCGTCCCGACGTCGACGGACCCGGCGCAGCTCACGGAGATTGCCGCTCTCGCCATTGAAGTGAACGCTCGCTAA
- a CDS encoding acyl-CoA dehydrogenase family protein has product MAIDFTLSPEHEAIRDRVRVFIDDVVKPAEEAIEGHGGAEPLDGRERLEMLIGLRRKAHAEGLWLPHMPEEWGGMGLGHVALAMVQAEAAKSYYGPWVLNCQAPDEGNMHTLLHWATPQQAEKYLRPLCEGTVWSCFAMTEPEVAGSDPTLIRTTGYQDGEEWVLNGHKWFISNAHRANFAILVARTEDDPDLPQAANTAFLVDLPSEGWNEVRQIETMHGGTGHSEILIEDLRVHESQMLGGRGQGHMLGQYRLGPARLAHCMRWIAQAETALDMMVARSLDRYSHGSILAEKQGIQWMIADSAMELYQCKLMVLHAASKIDAGDDFKSEVSMAKHFVANSLNRIIDRSIQVHGALGYSTDTPLAHMYQHARWARFADGADEVHQMRIAQRTIAAYKDHGTTRAATGDLPV; this is encoded by the coding sequence ATGGCCATCGATTTCACCCTCAGCCCCGAACACGAGGCGATCCGCGATCGCGTCCGGGTCTTCATCGACGACGTCGTGAAGCCGGCCGAGGAAGCCATCGAGGGTCATGGCGGCGCAGAGCCGCTGGACGGCCGGGAGCGGCTGGAGATGCTCATCGGTCTCCGCCGGAAAGCGCACGCCGAGGGTCTGTGGCTGCCGCACATGCCCGAGGAATGGGGCGGCATGGGACTGGGACATGTCGCGCTGGCGATGGTCCAGGCCGAAGCGGCGAAGTCGTACTACGGGCCGTGGGTCCTCAACTGTCAGGCTCCCGACGAGGGCAACATGCACACGCTGCTGCACTGGGCGACCCCGCAGCAGGCGGAGAAGTACCTCCGGCCGCTGTGCGAGGGCACCGTCTGGTCGTGCTTCGCGATGACCGAGCCCGAGGTCGCCGGGTCCGATCCGACGCTGATCCGAACCACCGGCTACCAGGACGGCGAGGAGTGGGTGCTCAACGGCCACAAGTGGTTCATCTCCAACGCCCATCGCGCGAACTTCGCGATCCTCGTCGCCCGCACCGAGGACGACCCCGACCTCCCGCAGGCGGCGAACACCGCGTTCCTGGTCGACCTGCCGAGCGAGGGTTGGAACGAGGTGCGTCAGATCGAGACGATGCACGGCGGCACGGGGCACTCCGAGATCCTGATCGAGGACCTTCGGGTTCACGAGAGCCAGATGCTGGGCGGACGGGGTCAGGGCCACATGCTCGGTCAGTATCGGCTCGGCCCGGCCCGCTTGGCCCACTGCATGCGCTGGATCGCCCAGGCCGAGACCGCCCTCGACATGATGGTGGCCCGCTCGCTCGATCGGTACAGCCACGGTTCGATCCTCGCGGAGAAGCAGGGCATCCAGTGGATGATCGCCGATTCGGCGATGGAGCTCTACCAGTGCAAGTTGATGGTGCTCCACGCGGCATCGAAGATCGATGCCGGCGACGACTTCAAGTCCGAGGTCTCCATGGCGAAGCACTTCGTGGCGAACTCGCTCAACCGGATCATCGACCGTTCCATCCAGGTCCACGGTGCGCTCGGCTACTCGACCGACACGCCGCTCGCCCACATGTACCAACACGCCCGCTGGGCGCGCTTCGCCGACGGCGCCGACGAGGTCCACCAGATGCGCATAGCCCAGCGCACGATCGCCGCCTACAAGGATCACGGTACGACCCGGGCCGCGACCGGCGACCTCCCGGTCTGA
- a CDS encoding phosphotransferase family protein, translating into MEERENPVDPSVVDVEVLCDWMDGQGLGTGPLRDVTPLAGGTQNLLLRFVRDGRPYVLRRPPEHKRKNSDETMRREARVLAGLAGSDVPHPALIAAEPDESVLGAAFYLMEPVDGFTPTTGLPALHAADPSIRRGMGFALVDAASALGRIDHVDVGLADFGKPDGYLERQVPRWRSQLDSYRDLGGSWAPEIPHLEAVGDWLEANRPTTFVPGIIHGDYHLGNVMYRHDGPELAAVVDWELATIGDPLIDLGLIMAFWPEAGGQPTAVSVVPWDGFPSIDEMVARYAEGSARDLDAIGWYGVLACYKTGIILEGTHARAQAGKAPSSFGDLLHATTVGLFHKADLLIRRM; encoded by the coding sequence ATGGAGGAGCGGGAGAATCCGGTCGATCCCTCGGTGGTCGATGTCGAGGTGTTGTGCGACTGGATGGACGGGCAGGGCCTCGGCACCGGCCCGCTACGCGACGTGACCCCGCTGGCCGGCGGCACCCAGAATCTGCTGCTGCGGTTCGTGCGCGATGGACGGCCCTACGTCCTGCGGCGACCACCGGAGCACAAGCGCAAGAACAGCGACGAGACGATGCGGCGAGAGGCGAGGGTGCTGGCCGGCCTGGCCGGGAGCGACGTCCCTCATCCGGCACTGATCGCGGCAGAGCCCGACGAGTCGGTGCTCGGCGCGGCCTTCTATCTGATGGAACCCGTCGACGGATTCACGCCGACGACCGGCCTCCCGGCGTTGCACGCCGCGGACCCGTCGATTCGACGGGGGATGGGCTTCGCGCTGGTCGATGCGGCCTCGGCGCTCGGCCGGATCGACCATGTCGACGTCGGCCTCGCCGACTTCGGCAAGCCGGACGGATATCTCGAGCGTCAGGTGCCGCGCTGGCGATCGCAGCTCGACTCGTACCGCGATCTCGGCGGTTCCTGGGCGCCGGAGATCCCGCATCTCGAAGCGGTGGGCGACTGGCTCGAGGCGAACCGGCCGACCACCTTCGTACCCGGGATCATCCACGGCGACTATCACCTCGGCAACGTCATGTATCGCCACGACGGTCCCGAGCTCGCCGCCGTCGTCGACTGGGAGCTCGCCACCATCGGCGACCCCCTCATCGACCTGGGCCTCATCATGGCGTTCTGGCCGGAGGCGGGCGGTCAACCCACCGCGGTGAGCGTCGTGCCCTGGGACGGCTTCCCGAGCATCGACGAGATGGTCGCCCGCTACGCCGAGGGGTCGGCCCGTGACCTCGATGCGATCGGGTGGTATGGCGTGCTCGCCTGCTACAAGACCGGCATCATCTTGGAGGGCACCCACGCGCGGGCCCAGGCCGGTAAGGCACCGTCGTCGTTCGGCGACCTGCTCCATGCCACGACGGTCGGGCTCTTCCACAAGGCCGACCTCCTCATTCGACGTATGTGA
- a CDS encoding alpha/beta fold hydrolase, giving the protein MELRREARAGGHRVSYLVDGEGPLIVMIPARLQSAEFWNSLGYAASVLDSHRVITVDKLGHGQSDGPTDPAAYEPEALVRQLVAVIEQETEEPCCLWGYGYGAEIALSTARRRPELVSGLVLGGLYLGDYASGMSASGGDLAGMTERCARALDDGNWSAYFDALPVAIPEDLRVVFAADNDAAAHAALTRADALRARGFLKPTVPTFVYWADGEPFAVHNARRAERLPVEYAVIAGSYADGFLRADQVSVAVKRFLSTIVRD; this is encoded by the coding sequence ATGGAGCTCCGGCGGGAGGCTCGTGCGGGCGGTCATCGGGTCAGCTACCTGGTCGATGGCGAAGGTCCGCTCATCGTGATGATCCCGGCTCGGCTGCAATCGGCCGAGTTCTGGAACTCGCTGGGCTATGCCGCGTCGGTCCTCGACAGCCACCGGGTGATCACGGTCGACAAGCTCGGACACGGGCAGAGCGACGGGCCCACCGATCCCGCCGCGTACGAGCCCGAGGCGCTCGTCCGTCAGCTGGTCGCCGTCATCGAACAGGAGACCGAGGAACCGTGCTGTCTCTGGGGCTACGGCTATGGCGCGGAGATCGCACTGTCGACGGCCCGTCGGCGCCCGGAGCTCGTTTCCGGGTTGGTGCTGGGAGGGCTCTACCTCGGCGACTATGCGTCCGGGATGAGCGCCAGTGGTGGCGACCTGGCGGGCATGACCGAGCGTTGCGCGCGTGCGCTCGACGACGGGAACTGGTCGGCCTATTTCGACGCCTTGCCGGTGGCGATTCCCGAAGACCTCCGGGTCGTGTTCGCCGCCGACAACGACGCTGCTGCGCACGCCGCACTGACCCGGGCCGATGCCCTGCGGGCCCGCGGCTTTCTCAAGCCGACCGTGCCGACCTTCGTCTACTGGGCGGACGGTGAGCCGTTCGCGGTCCACAACGCGCGCCGCGCCGAGCGGCTTCCCGTCGAGTACGCAGTGATCGCCGGCTCCTATGCCGACGGATTCCTACGAGCGGATCAGGTCTCGGTGGCGGTCAAGCGGTTCCTGTCGACGATCGTCAGGGACTGA
- a CDS encoding amidohydrolase family protein: MYEPSADVRRIRAQLDHPVIDTDGHVIEYLPWVRDLVVDIAGEDVAVRFDQMVMSSVAIRGVPNELRRQAGVTRNAWWGVPARNTLDRATAMLPSLLHDRLDQLGIDVALLYPTYGLTVTAFADDELRQAMARAFNIYMAQAHDDFTDRLVPVASIPMFTPEEAIAELDHAVGELGLKAIMMAGVIPRPLPGAEGHRSARYINGVGHDSEYDYDPVWRRCEELGVCPTFHASAQGWGSRASRTNYVHNHIGNFAAAGEAGLRSLLIGGAPMRFPELRWAFLEGGVAWAANFLGDALGHYEKRNGEAIEHYNPAALDRDELTRLLTERGAPDVTGRLDRLDYALMMLSDPDEEIDSIDEWAESGITAADDIIELFRDRFYFGCEADDPMNALAYQRHLVPGGVRLRAIFASDIGHWDVPDFTGVLPEAFELVEKGLLDHDDFRAFVFDDPVRLFRAGNPEFFTGTTVEDAARTVSP, translated from the coding sequence ATGTACGAACCGTCGGCCGACGTCCGGCGCATCCGCGCACAGCTCGACCATCCCGTCATCGACACGGACGGCCACGTCATCGAGTATCTCCCATGGGTCCGCGACCTCGTCGTCGACATCGCCGGAGAGGACGTCGCCGTCCGCTTCGACCAGATGGTCATGTCGTCGGTCGCGATCCGAGGCGTGCCCAACGAGCTGCGCCGCCAAGCCGGCGTGACGAGGAACGCATGGTGGGGTGTCCCCGCCCGCAACACCCTCGATCGGGCCACGGCGATGCTGCCGAGCCTGCTCCACGACCGACTCGATCAGCTGGGCATCGATGTCGCCCTGCTCTACCCGACCTACGGCCTCACCGTCACCGCGTTCGCCGACGACGAGTTGCGCCAGGCGATGGCCAGGGCGTTCAACATCTACATGGCCCAGGCCCACGACGACTTCACCGACCGTCTCGTCCCTGTCGCCTCGATCCCGATGTTCACCCCTGAGGAGGCCATCGCCGAGCTCGACCACGCGGTGGGCGAGCTGGGCTTGAAGGCGATCATGATGGCCGGGGTCATCCCCCGACCGCTGCCGGGGGCGGAGGGCCACCGCTCGGCCCGCTACATCAACGGCGTCGGCCACGACAGCGAGTACGACTACGACCCGGTGTGGCGGCGGTGCGAGGAACTCGGCGTGTGCCCGACCTTCCACGCGAGCGCACAGGGATGGGGCTCGCGGGCGTCTCGGACCAACTACGTCCACAATCACATCGGCAACTTCGCGGCGGCGGGCGAGGCCGGTCTCCGGTCGTTGCTCATCGGCGGAGCACCGATGCGCTTCCCCGAGCTTCGCTGGGCGTTCCTCGAGGGTGGTGTCGCCTGGGCCGCCAACTTCCTCGGCGATGCCCTCGGTCACTACGAGAAGCGCAACGGCGAAGCGATCGAGCACTACAACCCCGCGGCCCTCGACCGCGACGAGCTCACACGGTTGCTGACCGAGCGGGGCGCGCCCGACGTGACCGGACGGCTCGACCGCCTCGACTACGCGCTCATGATGCTCTCCGATCCCGACGAAGAGATCGACAGCATCGACGAGTGGGCCGAGAGTGGCATCACCGCGGCCGACGACATCATCGAGCTGTTCCGCGACCGCTTCTACTTCGGCTGCGAGGCCGACGATCCGATGAACGCGCTGGCCTACCAGCGTCATCTCGTGCCGGGCGGCGTGCGACTCCGCGCCATCTTCGCAAGCGACATCGGCCACTGGGACGTCCCCGACTTCACCGGCGTCCTCCCGGAGGCGTTCGAACTCGTCGAGAAGGGCCTTCTCGACCACGACGACTTCCGCGCCTTCGTGTTCGACGACCCGGTGAGGCTGTTCCGAGCCGGCAACCCCGAGTTCTTCACCGGCACGACGGTGGAGGATGCCGCGAGGACCGTCAGTCCCTGA
- a CDS encoding SDR family oxidoreductase codes for MSWDIEGKRVLVTGGTTGIGRATVDALAGLGAEVIFTARNASQGDEIVAEVSSATGNERISHRRLDLDDLSAVRAFGATFRDEFDRLDVLVNNAGVVLTERRQTADGFEFTFGVNHLGHFQLVNELLPLLEASAPARIVIVASDAHRFTKGLDFDDLQSGKGRFGAAKGMAVYSRSKLANMLHTRELARRLDPAKVTANCLHPGAVRTRLGRDDEGTRLSELVWPLMSRFFLTPEEGARTSVWAATDPGLEGVTGQYFSKSAIAKPKKSALDDVAAARLWAVSEELVAR; via the coding sequence ATGAGCTGGGACATCGAAGGCAAACGGGTGCTCGTCACGGGCGGCACCACCGGAATCGGTCGAGCGACCGTCGATGCCCTGGCGGGGCTCGGAGCCGAGGTGATCTTCACCGCCCGCAACGCGTCGCAGGGCGACGAGATCGTGGCGGAGGTGTCGTCGGCGACCGGCAACGAGCGGATCTCGCACCGCCGCCTCGACCTCGACGATCTGTCCGCAGTGCGGGCCTTCGGCGCGACATTCCGTGACGAGTTCGATCGTCTCGACGTCCTCGTCAACAATGCCGGCGTCGTGCTGACCGAGCGGCGGCAGACGGCCGACGGGTTCGAGTTCACGTTCGGCGTGAACCATCTCGGCCATTTCCAGCTCGTCAACGAGTTGCTGCCGCTACTGGAAGCCTCTGCGCCGGCCCGGATCGTGATCGTCGCGAGTGATGCGCACCGCTTCACCAAGGGGTTGGACTTCGACGACCTGCAATCCGGCAAGGGGCGTTTCGGCGCGGCGAAGGGGATGGCGGTGTACTCCCGGTCGAAGCTGGCCAACATGTTGCACACCCGCGAGCTGGCCCGCCGCCTCGACCCTGCGAAGGTGACGGCCAACTGTCTGCATCCCGGAGCGGTGCGCACCCGGCTCGGTCGTGATGACGAGGGCACGCGTCTGAGCGAGTTGGTGTGGCCGCTGATGAGCCGCTTCTTCCTCACGCCGGAGGAGGGAGCCCGCACGTCGGTGTGGGCGGCCACGGATCCAGGCCTCGAAGGGGTGACCGGGCAGTACTTCTCCAAGTCGGCGATCGCGAAGCCGAAGAAGTCGGCGCTCGACGATGTCGCCGCGGCACGGCTCTGGGCCGTCTCCGAGGAGTTGGTCGCCCGATGA
- a CDS encoding NAD(P)-dependent oxidoreductase: protein MSRILITGATGRVAGVVARELAVEHDIVALARFTDPAARERLEGFGVECVTADMAGDLDAVPDDAEILMNFAVSFSPKWDSALAVNAEALGHLVDRLPRLERLLHCSTMGVYALSADVHGEDAPLGDSNQNMMPTYSISKIAGEVMARYLARSRGIPTTIARLASPYGNHGGFPWFHLLPILAGEPVTLHTQSPCFYNLIHEDDLVASLPLLLEAADVPATVLNWGDPVATSAEEWCEELARLVGRELTIERSDFAPPPGHVDTTKLADLGYAPRVDWREGMARMVQHLHPDEFIG, encoded by the coding sequence ATGAGCCGCATCCTGATCACCGGTGCCACCGGTCGGGTCGCGGGCGTGGTCGCCCGCGAGCTGGCGGTCGAGCACGACATCGTGGCGCTGGCCCGGTTCACCGATCCGGCGGCCCGGGAACGGCTCGAGGGATTCGGCGTCGAGTGCGTCACCGCCGACATGGCCGGTGATCTCGACGCGGTGCCCGACGACGCCGAGATCCTCATGAACTTCGCGGTGTCCTTCTCGCCGAAGTGGGACAGCGCGCTCGCCGTCAACGCCGAAGCGCTCGGTCATCTCGTCGACCGCCTCCCGAGGCTCGAGCGGCTGCTGCACTGCTCCACGATGGGCGTCTACGCGCTGTCGGCCGACGTGCACGGCGAGGACGCGCCGCTCGGTGATTCGAACCAGAACATGATGCCGACCTACAGCATCAGCAAGATCGCCGGCGAGGTGATGGCCCGCTACCTCGCCCGATCCCGCGGCATCCCGACGACGATCGCCCGGCTCGCGAGCCCGTATGGCAACCACGGGGGCTTCCCCTGGTTCCACCTGCTGCCGATCCTCGCAGGCGAGCCGGTGACGCTCCACACCCAGTCGCCGTGCTTCTACAACCTGATCCACGAGGACGATCTCGTCGCCAGTCTCCCGCTGCTGCTCGAGGCGGCCGATGTGCCGGCCACTGTGCTCAACTGGGGTGATCCGGTGGCGACCAGCGCCGAAGAGTGGTGCGAGGAACTCGCCCGGCTCGTCGGACGTGAACTCACGATCGAGCGAAGCGACTTCGCGCCGCCGCCCGGCCACGTCGACACGACGAAGCTGGCCGACCTCGGCTACGCGCCACGGGTCGACTGGCGCGAGGGGATGGCTCGGATGGTGCAGCACCTCCACCCCGACGAGTTCATCGGCTGA
- a CDS encoding acyl-CoA dehydrogenase family protein, with protein sequence MPEAPDEADFRARCRAFLEEHAVGIHLGGDADAGGAKRLEAGRKFQRALFDAGLAGITYPKEYGGQGLDKTFEKIWREEYGKFPNMTFEFTISHGMCLPMLAEYGTDEQKAAYLKDNIRGDTLWCQMFSEPGAGSDVASLQTKAERDGDTWVINGQKVWTTLAHVSDYGVIIARTDPEVPKHAGISMFILPMDAPGVEVRPIHQIDGGKHFNEVFFTDVSIPAENLIGELNNGWNMATAMLMYERVAIGSGATSGVTHDRADSLIAEATKRGLIDDPTLRQKLMRIYILETCQSLVSMRTRAEMQAGKTPGPGGSLGKLFSTNIMNYTRDVSMEIVGASGVAWEGDTGGGWARTALSGLQGGIAGGTNEIQKNIIGDRVLGLPRDISVDKGVPFKELKVGTQKAD encoded by the coding sequence ATGCCCGAAGCCCCTGACGAAGCCGACTTCCGAGCACGCTGTCGTGCGTTCCTCGAAGAGCACGCGGTCGGCATCCACCTCGGCGGCGATGCCGACGCCGGCGGGGCCAAGCGCCTCGAGGCCGGGCGGAAGTTCCAACGGGCGCTGTTCGATGCGGGCCTCGCCGGGATCACCTATCCGAAGGAATACGGCGGTCAGGGCCTCGACAAGACCTTCGAGAAGATCTGGCGCGAGGAATACGGCAAGTTCCCCAACATGACGTTCGAGTTCACGATCTCGCACGGCATGTGCCTGCCGATGCTGGCCGAATACGGCACCGACGAGCAGAAGGCCGCGTACCTCAAGGACAACATCCGCGGCGACACGCTCTGGTGTCAGATGTTCTCCGAGCCCGGTGCCGGCTCCGATGTCGCCAGCCTGCAGACGAAGGCCGAACGCGACGGCGACACCTGGGTGATCAACGGGCAGAAGGTGTGGACGACCCTCGCCCACGTGAGCGACTACGGCGTGATCATCGCCCGAACCGATCCCGAGGTGCCCAAGCACGCCGGCATCTCGATGTTCATCCTCCCGATGGACGCTCCGGGCGTCGAGGTCCGCCCGATCCATCAGATCGACGGCGGCAAGCACTTCAACGAGGTGTTCTTCACCGATGTCAGCATCCCGGCCGAGAATCTCATCGGTGAGCTCAACAACGGGTGGAACATGGCGACCGCCATGCTCATGTACGAACGGGTCGCCATCGGCTCCGGCGCCACCAGTGGTGTCACCCACGACCGGGCCGACAGCCTGATCGCGGAAGCGACCAAGCGCGGCCTCATCGACGACCCGACCCTGCGCCAGAAGCTCATGCGGATCTACATCCTGGAGACCTGCCAGTCGCTCGTCTCCATGCGCACCCGTGCCGAGATGCAGGCCGGCAAGACCCCGGGCCCCGGTGGCTCCCTCGGCAAGCTCTTCAGCACCAACATCATGAACTACACGCGCGATGTCTCGATGGAGATCGTCGGGGCGAGCGGTGTCGCCTGGGAAGGCGACACCGGCGGAGGTTGGGCGCGAACCGCGCTCAGCGGCCTCCAGGGCGGCATCGCCGGCGGAACCAACGAGATCCAGAAGAACATCATCGGCGACCGCGTGCTCGGCCTCCCCCGCGACATCAGTGTCGACAAGGGCGTCCCGTTCAAGGAGCTGAAGGTCGGCACCCAGAAGGCCGACTGA